From the genome of Colletotrichum higginsianum IMI 349063 chromosome 4, whole genome shotgun sequence, one region includes:
- a CDS encoding Short-chain dehydrogenase: protein MPSYLVTGVNRGIGWAFLRKISDDPNNTIIGTVRDKASVEKKIADELGSRSNIHIVEVEMASYDSIKKSVDIVSQITGGKLDYIIANAAYISDWQAFEPIGKLGENPTKLEDDLLQSFKVNVVGIVHLFNLYTPLVLQGDVKKVITLSSGMADIDLINQYRLYNSAPYSISKGAVNIAVSKFHAQYAADGVLFMGICPGMVETGHNSNLQPDQLEGAQKVAAIFNEYAPGAGSRAPEDSVNDVMKVIYESSLENGRGGAYISHLGSKRWL, encoded by the exons ATGCCTTCTTACCTCGTAACTGGTGTGAACCGTGGCATTGGT TGGGCGTTCCTCCGCAAGATCTCGGATGACCCCAACAATACCATCATCGGCACCGTCCGCGACAAGGCAtccgtcgagaagaagatTGCCGACGAGCTTGGGAGCCGGTCCAACATTCACATTGTCGAGGTCGAAATGGCAAGCTACGACAGCATCAAG AAATCCGTCGATATTGTGTCACAGATCACCGGCGGCAAGCTCGACTACATCATCGCTAATGCAGCCTACATCTCAGACTGGCAGGCCTTCGAGCCCATTGGAAAACT GGGAGAGAACCCCACAaagctcgaggacgacctcTTGCAGTCTTTCAAGGTCAACGTCGTCGGTATCGTCCACCTTTTTAACCTTTATACCCCGCTTGTCCTCCAGGGTGACGTCAAGAAGGTCATCACCCTCAGCTCGGGCATGGCGGACATCGACTTGATCAACCAGTACCGGCTCTACAACAGCGCCCCCTATTCCATCAGCAAGGGAGCCGTGAACATCGCCGTCAGCAAGTTCCACGCCCAGTACGCCGCGGACGGGGTGCTGTTCATGGGCATCTGTCCCGGGATGGTCGAAACGGGGCACAACAGCAACT TGCAGCCAGACCAGTTGGAGGGTGCTCAGAAGGTAGCTGCGATTTTCAATGAGTATGCGCCCGGTGCAGGCTCCCGGGCTCCGGAGGACTCCGTCAACGACGTTATGAAGGTCATCTACGAATCAAGCCTCGAGAACGGTCGTGGAGGTGCCTACATTTCTCACCTGGGCTCTAAGAGATGGCTGTGA
- a CDS encoding Zinc-finger transcription factor: MKNQDARRDTAPVLKKKRCGTCIDRKISCDRRYPQCSSCVRSNRACQGYGLRLSWPRDDDRKRLIISRNQSPMKNGRRNDFSSGSFHMINATTWDIEIHHHLASPHGALPALRYSLSWSVSGLSATERDLFQFFEQKIAFKLSSFSNQPLGQTLLRLASLDGSAASVALRRALMAVSSQYRYGSGLRAEELKLSAIHALSASAAGGIQSQSAVQHVAAGMVLCMFETQKSSSSSNQWLCYLYSAWRVIEGVSLETFGRVAEGPIMLEWAYYHEVMARFSLRHWRYPEIVMPGRPVCPSESKTYLPGDGDWWYTATGIIQWQRPMEHQQMFEPLHLLSEVAAEVLPSTDPASHTEKYKGRIAQLKRRARDLEVPTPSDPRIQRAAAKAEVFRASTLVYLSRATNSDLIRPSELCLLVDRSLSLMQHMSPCERPLPLLILGCEARTDVERLRVLDLVSSTENTPPDRELHYIRILLHALWTQDDLHAEDNVEPDYMEKLSVVFSASSLLPHFG; this comes from the exons ATGAAGAATCAGGATGCCAGGCGGGACACAGCCCCAGTCCTGAAGAAGAAACGATGCGGAACTTGCATAG ATCGTAAAATCAGCTGCGACCGCCGGTATCCGCAATGCTCCAGTTGCGTCCGGTCGAACCGGGCCTGCCAGGGCTACGGGCTCCGTCTGTCCTGGCCCAGGGACGACGACCGGAAACGCCTGATCATCAGCCGGAATCAGTCACCGATGAAAAACGGTCGCAGAAATGACTTTTCCTCGGGCTCTTTCCACATGATCAACGCGACGACATGGGATATCGAGATACATCACCACCTAGCCTCCCCACATGGTGCTCTCCCAGCTTTGCGATACTCGCTATCGTGGTCAGTATCCGGGCTCTCCGCAACAGAAAGGGACCTTTTCCAATTTT TTGAGCAGAAGATAGCTTTCAAGCTATCGAGCTTCAGTAATCAACCGCTCGGGCAGACTCTGCTCCGGCTCGCCTCTCTGGACGGCTCCGCTGCTAGCGTTGCGTTGCGACGCGCTTTAATGGCGGTTTCGTCCCAGTACCGCTACGGGTCAGGGTTGAGGGCGGAAGAACTGAAGCTATCTGCCATCCACGCTCTGtcagcctcggcggcgggagggaTCCAGTCGCAAAGCGCCGTTCAGCATGTAGCAGCAGGAATGGTTCTCTGCATGTTCGAG ACTCAGAAAAGCTCGTCTTCCTCAAATCAGTGGCTTTGTTACCTGTACTCTGCATGGCGAGTGATCGAAGGCGTCTCATTGGAGACGTTTGGCAGAGTCGCTGAGGGACCCATCATGTTGGAATGGGCTTACTATCACGAAGTGATGGCGCGTTTCAGCCTACGACACTGGAGATATCCTGAAATTGTGATGCCAGGTCGCCCTGTATGCCCAAGTGAATCAAAGACATACCTACCGGGAGACGGAGACTGGTGGTATACCGCCACTGGAATAATCCAATGGCAAAGGCCTATGGAGCACCAACAGATGTTTGAGCCCCTCCATCTTCTATCAGAAGTCGCTGCCGAGGTCCTTCCATCGACAGATCCCGCAAGTCACACAGAAAAATACAAGGGCAGAATTGCGCAACTGAAGAGACGAGCCCGGGATCTCGAGGTACCAACGCCATCGGACCCCAGGATACAacgcgccgccgcgaagGCAGAGGTCTTCCGAGCCTCGACACTTGTTTACCTAAGCCGCGCTACGAATTCGGATCTGATCAGGCCGTCGGAACTTTGTCTTCTGGTAGACAGAAGCTTGTCCCTCATGCAACACATGAGCCCCTGCGAACGTCCGCTGCCCCTACTCATTCTCGGCTGCGAGGCGCGGACCGACGTCGAGAGGCTTCGCGTTCTGGACCTGGTATCCAGCACAGAGAACACACCCCCGGACCGAGAGCTCCATTACATCAGGATATTGCTGCATGCCCTGTGGACGCAGGACGATCTGCATGCAGAGGATAATGTGGAGCCTGATTACATGGAAAAGCTGTCGGTCGTTTTCTCAGCTAGCAGCCTGCTTCCGCATTTTGGTTGA